The Jiangella alba genome includes the window TGTAGACGACGTCGGTGGTGACCGCCTCGGACGGCTCGTGCGGCCAGGCCAGCGTGCCGAGATCGACCGTGCCGGGCCCGCTGAGCTGCACCGTCGCCGCCTTCGCGACGTCGAGGATGCCGGCGCCCTGGTCGTAGACGTCGGTGTCGTTGTCCGGGCGGACGGTGCTCTGCAGGGCGGCCTTCACCTGCTCGCCGGTCCAGTCCGGGTGCGCCTGACGGACGACGGCCGCGGCACCGGCGACGTGCGGGGTCGCCATCGACGTGCCGCTCATGTTCGTGTACGCGGCGTCGCCGCGGCCGCCCGCGCGGGCGGCCGTGATGTCGACGCCCGGCCCGGCGATGTCGGGCTTGACGGCGCGCGTCACCGCCACCGGCCCGCGGCCGGAGAAGCTCGCCGTCGCGTCGTCGAGGTCGACCGCGGCGACGGTCAGCGCGCTGGCGGCGCAGCCCGGGCTGGTGACGGTCTCGGCCGGGCCGCCGAGGTTGCCGGCCGCGATGACGAACAGCGTGTCCGACGCCGCCGACAGCGCGTCGACCGCCTGCACCATCGGGTCGTCGCAGGCGCCCAGCTCGTTGTTGCCGAGGCTCATGTTGACGACGTCGGCGCCCTGCTCGACAGCCCACTCCATGCCGGCGATGATCCACGACAGCTCGCCGAAGCCGTCGTCACCGAGCACCTTGCCGACCAGCAGGCCCGCGCCCGGCGCGACCCCGCGGTGGCTCCCGCCCGACGCGGCGCCGGAGCCGAGCACCGTCGACGCGACGTGGGTGCCGTGTCCGTCGCGGTCCACGGTGTCGGGGCTGCCGGTGAAGTTCTCGGCCGCGACGAGCGCCTCGGCCACGTCCGGGTGCTCGGCGTCGATGCCGGTGTCGAGAACGGCGACGGTGCTGCCGGCGCCGTCGAACCCGGCCGCCCACGCCTCCGGCGCGCCGACGTAGGGAACGCTCTCGTCCAGCACCGGCGCGACCCGTGCGTCCAGCCAGATCTTCTCCACCTGCCGGCCGAACGCCGTCGGCTGCGGCACGACGGCGTTCCAGACGGACTCGGTGGCGTCCTTGTCCGCGTCGAGGACGTCGGCGCCGATCGACGGCAGGCTCGCCGTCCGCTCCGTCCCGTCGGGGAGGGCGGCGCCGCGGGAGGATGCGGCGCCGCCGGCATAGGTGACGATCAGCGGGATGCTGCCGGTCGACGCGTCGTCCAGGCCCTGCTCGACCAGCCCGGTGACGTTGAACAGCTGCCGGTCGACGCGGTTCTCGGCCAGCGACTGCTCGGCCGACGCCGGGATGACGTACACGTCGTCGCCCTCGGTGCGGACGTCGTAGCCGCCGGGATCGTCGGACTGCACCCGCACGGCCGGCGCGTCGCCCCGTCCGTACGTCAGCACGGCGACATCGCCGGTGATCAGCGTGACGGTGCGGACGCCGCCGGCCTCGACCCCGTCCGGGAGCTGCGGCAGCGGCGTCGCCGGCGGGTCGTCCGCGGGCGCGGCGGCCTGGCCGGACAGGGGGAGGGTGGCCAGCGCGAGGGCCAGGGCGGCGGCGGTGCGGCGGAGGGCAGGCACGGTTCGGCCCCGCTTTCGGGAGGGAGACGGAACATTCGTAAATCTGCCACGATTCAGGACAATGCATACTGGCGCGAATGCGCCATGACCGGTATCCGCCAGCGACGACCTGGGGGCTGAGGAGGCATCGTGTTCGATGTGCTCGGGCTGGGTGATGCGGAGGAGTCCGCCTATCGCGCGCTGGTCGAGGTGCCGTCGGCCGACGTCGCCGCCCTGGCCGCGCGGCTCGGCCTGCGGCCCGGCGAGGCGGCGACGGCGCTGGCGTCACTGGAGCGCCGCGGCCTCGCCGCCCGGTCCAGCGCCAGCCCCGAGCACTACGTCGCCTCGCCGCCGTCCGTCGCGCTGGCCGCCCTCGTCGTCGACCGGCAGGAGGAGCTGCGCCGCGCCGAGGTCGAGATCGCCGCGCTGACCGAGGCGTACCGGCGCACCGAGTCCGACCGCAGCGTCGGTGACGTGGTCGACGTCGTCTACGGCGCGCAGGCCGTCGCGCAGCGGTTCATGCAGCTGCAGGCGTCGGCCCGGTCCGAGGTGCTCGGGCTGACGAAGGCGGAGGTCGTCGCGATCTCCGGCGAGGAGAACACCGCCGAGGAGGCCGCCGTCGAACGCGGCGTCAGCTTCCGCGTCGTCCTCGAGCGGGCCGCGTTCGACCGTCCCGGCTTCGCGACCGCCGCCGAGGCCGCCCTGGCCGACGGCGAGGAGGTGCGGGTCGCGTCCGTGGTGCCGATCCGCCTGCTCGTGGTCGACCGGCAGATCGCGCTGGTGCCGCTGGTGTCCGGCGAGGCGCGGGCCGTCGGCGCGCTGCTCGTGCACCAGAGCGGCCTGCTCGACGCGCTGATGGCGCTGTTCGACAAGGTCTGGGACGAGGCGGTCCCACTGGTCCTCGGCACCGGCGGGGGCCTGGCCGAGCGGCCGCCGTCGGGGCTCACCACCCTCGACGCCCGGATCTTCGGGCTGCTGCTGGCCGGGCTGACCGATCAGGCGATCGCGAACATGCTGGACATGTCGCTGCGGACGGTGCAGCGGCGGGTGCGCGCCCTGATGGACGCCGCCGGCGCCGACACCCGCCTGCAGCTCGGCTTCCAGGCCGCGAAGCACGGCTGGGCCTGAGTCCGGCTCACCGGACCGCGCCGGTGACCATCCAGGTGTCGCTGCGCTCGCGCAGGGCCAGCGTGACCAGCCGCACCAGCATCCAGACGCCGATCGCGCCCCAGAGCCACATGATTCCGGCCTGCTCGGACAGGTCGGCGACGGAGACGGCCCAGGCCGCCGGCAGGAACGCCACCACCGAGAGCACCGACGCCCAGGCCAGGTAGCGCCCGTCGCCGGCGCCGATCAGGACGCCGTCCAGCACGAACACCCACCCGGCGATCGGCTGCATCGCCGCGGCCACGACCAGCGCTGCGAACAGCAGCGTCCGCACCTCGGGGTCGGACGTGAACAGCCGCGCGTAGCCGTTGCCGATGACCAGCAGCAGCACGGCGAGCGCGAACCCCGACAGCACGCCCCACTGCACCATGCGACGGGTGATCGACCGCGCGCCGTCGACGTCGCCGGCGCCGAGCGCCCGGCCGACCAGCGCCTGGGCGGCGATCGCGACCGCGTCGAGGATGAGCGCCAGCAACGTCCACGTCGTGAACGCCACCTGGTGCGCGGCCAGCGCCGCCGTCCCCAGCCCCGCCGCCACCACCGTGATGACGATGAGCGCGGCCCGCATCGCGACCGTCCGGACGATCAGCGGGACGCCCGCGCCGAACGCCTGCGCGACGCCGCGCCCGTCCGGCCGCAGCCCGACGCCGGCCCGCCGGGCGCCGCGCGCGACGACCCGGATGAACACGGCGGCCATGCCCGTCTGGGCGAGGACGGTGCCGAGCGCGGAACCGCCGATGCCGAGGCCGAGCCCGTACACCAGCACGACGTTCAGCACGACGTTCGCGACCGCGCCCGTCACCGCGACGTAGAGCGGCGTCCTCGTGTCCTGCAGGCCGCGCAGGACGCCGGTCGCGGCGAGGACCAGCAGCATCGAGGGGATGCCGAGCAGGCTGATCCGCAGGTACGTCTCCGCGTGCCCGGCCACGTCGTCGCCCGGGCCGAACAGCGACACCACCCACGGCGTCAGCGGCCAGCCGGCCGCCACCGTCGCGACGCCGATCAGCACGGCCAGCCAGCAACCGTCGATGCCCGAGCGCAGCGCCCCGGCCTGGTCGCCGGCGCCCAGCCGCCGCGCCACCGCGGCCGTCGTCCCGTAGGCGAGGAAGATCGACACGTTCACCAGCGTCGCCAGCACCGTCGCCGCGATGCCGAGGCCGGCCAGCTCGGGGGTGCCGAGGTGGCCGATGATGGCGGAGTCGGTCAGCAGGAACAGCGGCTCGGCGACGAGCGCGCCCAGTGCGGGCAGCGCGAGCCGCAGGATCTCGCCGTCGGCTGCGTGCCGGCGGAACGGATGTCGAATCATGGCAGCACCGACGGTAGGGGTGACACCTGTCATCACGTGACCGGCGTCTCGCTATTTGAGATCTTGCCCTGTGGATCTCCGTCCACACCCGGTGGACGACGAATTTCGCGTGTGACCTGTCGTTTCGCGGACGTTGTGGACAGTCGGCAGGACCTCCGTCCCCAGGGTTGTCCACAGTTGGGGATGATCGTTTACGGGGCGCCTCCACAGCCGGTCCACAGCGCCTGTGGATCATCGACTTGGCGACGCGCCGAAGCGGGACATAGGTTCGCCGAACAGCCCGGTGGCTGTTAGAACATATGTATGCACCATCCGGTGCCGAAGGGGTGTGCGTGAGCGTCGCTGAGCTACCGGATCGGCGGGAAGAAGCTCCCGCCGACTACGGTCGCACGCCACCGCAGGACGTCGCCGCCGAGCAGTCGGTGCTGGGCGGCATGCTGCTGTCCAAGGACGCCATCGCCGATGTCGTCGAGATCATCCGCGGCAACGACTTCTACCGGCCGGCGCACGAGGCCGTCTACGAGGCGGTCATCGACCTCTACGGCCGCGGCGAGCCCGCCGACGCCGTCACCGTCGCCGCGCAGTTGCAGAAGCGGGGCGAGCTGGGCCGGGTCGGCGGCGCGCCGTACCTGCACACCCTCGTCTCCTCCGTGCCGTCGGCGGCCAACGCCGGCTTCTACGCCGAGATCGTCCGCGAGCGGGCCATCCTGCGCCGCCTCGTCGAGGCCGGCACCCGCATCACTCAGATGGGCTACGGCGACGACGGCGACGCCGACATGATCGTCGACCGCGCCCAGGCCGAGATCTACGCCATCACCGAGAAGCGCTCGTCCGAGGACTACCACCCGCTCTCCGAGATCATGGAGGGCACGCTCGACGAGATCGAGGCCATCGGCTCGCGCGGCGGCCAGATGGTCGGCGTCCCCACCGGCTTCACCGACCTCGACGCCCTGACGAACGGTCTTCACCCTGGTCAGCTGGTCATCCTGGCCGCTCGACCGGCCGTGGGCAAGTCGACCCTGGGACTGGACCTCGCCCGGGCGGCGTCCATCAAGCACGGCCTGACGTCGGTCGTCTACTCGCTCGAGATGGGCCGCAACGAGATCACGATGCGCCTGCTCTCCGCCGAGGCGAAGGTCCCGCTGCACCACATGCGCTCCGGCCAGATGACCGACGACGACTGGAACCGCATCGCCCGCAGCACGGGCGAGGTGTCCAGCGCACCCCTCTACATCGACGACTCCCCGAACATGACGATGATGGAGATCCGCGCCAAGTGCCGGCGGCTCAAGCAGCGCAACGACCTCCGCCTCGTCATCATCGACTACCTCCAGCTGATGACCAGCGGCAAGCGCGTCGAGAGCCGCCAGCAGGAGGTCGCCGAGTTCTCCCGGGCGCTCAAGCTGCTGGCCAAGGAGCTCGAGGTCCCCGTCATCGCGATGAGCCAGCTCAACCGTGGCCCCGAGCAGCGTCAGGACAAGAAGCCCATGCTGTCCGACCTGCGCGAATCCGGCTCGATCGAGCAGGACGCCGACATGGTCATCCTGCTGCACCGCGAGGACGCCTACGAGAAGGAGTCGCCGCGCGCCGGTGAGGCCGACTTCATCGTGGCCAAGCACCGTAACGGCCCCACCGCCACCATCACGGTCGCCTTCCAGGGCCACTACTCCCGCTTCGTCGACATGGCCCAGTGAGGCCGGTGCGGGAATAAGCGGACGGCTGGGCGCGGCTGGCCTGTCTGTGACCGCAGCCCTGCCGAATGCCGCCACCGACCCGGGTGGGGCGGTGGCCCGCTGGGAGATGTCCACCGTCCGCCGCGTGCGACTGACCACCGCTGAGCCGCTGGCCGACGCGCCGGGGTCGATGTGGGCGTTGGTCTGGGAGGGGGCCGTCGACGTCGAGACGGCGGTGGGGAGGCGGCAGGTCGGGGCGGGCGACGCCGTGTATGTGGGGGCGACGACGGCGTTCCGGGTGGTGGCGACGGAGCCGGCGTTCGTGCTCGTCGCCGACCTGCGGCTGGTCGTGCCGGCGCATCCGCTGCCGAGCCCGCTGGTGGTGACGGCGTTCAGCGACCGCCACCGCGGCGTCACCGGCCTCGTCATGACCTGCCCCATCG containing:
- the dnaB gene encoding replicative DNA helicase, which gives rise to MSVAELPDRREEAPADYGRTPPQDVAAEQSVLGGMLLSKDAIADVVEIIRGNDFYRPAHEAVYEAVIDLYGRGEPADAVTVAAQLQKRGELGRVGGAPYLHTLVSSVPSAANAGFYAEIVRERAILRRLVEAGTRITQMGYGDDGDADMIVDRAQAEIYAITEKRSSEDYHPLSEIMEGTLDEIEAIGSRGGQMVGVPTGFTDLDALTNGLHPGQLVILAARPAVGKSTLGLDLARAASIKHGLTSVVYSLEMGRNEITMRLLSAEAKVPLHHMRSGQMTDDDWNRIARSTGEVSSAPLYIDDSPNMTMMEIRAKCRRLKQRNDLRLVIIDYLQLMTSGKRVESRQQEVAEFSRALKLLAKELEVPVIAMSQLNRGPEQRQDKKPMLSDLRESGSIEQDADMVILLHREDAYEKESPRAGEADFIVAKHRNGPTATITVAFQGHYSRFVDMAQ
- a CDS encoding helix-turn-helix domain-containing protein, encoding MFDVLGLGDAEESAYRALVEVPSADVAALAARLGLRPGEAATALASLERRGLAARSSASPEHYVASPPSVALAALVVDRQEELRRAEVEIAALTEAYRRTESDRSVGDVVDVVYGAQAVAQRFMQLQASARSEVLGLTKAEVVAISGEENTAEEAAVERGVSFRVVLERAAFDRPGFATAAEAALADGEEVRVASVVPIRLLVVDRQIALVPLVSGEARAVGALLVHQSGLLDALMALFDKVWDEAVPLVLGTGGGLAERPPSGLTTLDARIFGLLLAGLTDQAIANMLDMSLRTVQRRVRALMDAAGADTRLQLGFQAAKHGWA
- a CDS encoding MATE family efflux transporter, which translates into the protein MIRHPFRRHAADGEILRLALPALGALVAEPLFLLTDSAIIGHLGTPELAGLGIAATVLATLVNVSIFLAYGTTAAVARRLGAGDQAGALRSGIDGCWLAVLIGVATVAAGWPLTPWVVSLFGPGDDVAGHAETYLRISLLGIPSMLLVLAATGVLRGLQDTRTPLYVAVTGAVANVVLNVVLVYGLGLGIGGSALGTVLAQTGMAAVFIRVVARGARRAGVGLRPDGRGVAQAFGAGVPLIVRTVAMRAALIVITVVAAGLGTAALAAHQVAFTTWTLLALILDAVAIAAQALVGRALGAGDVDGARSITRRMVQWGVLSGFALAVLLLVIGNGYARLFTSDPEVRTLLFAALVVAAAMQPIAGWVFVLDGVLIGAGDGRYLAWASVLSVVAFLPAAWAVSVADLSEQAGIMWLWGAIGVWMLVRLVTLALRERSDTWMVTGAVR